In a single window of the Mustela nigripes isolate SB6536 chromosome 17, MUSNIG.SB6536, whole genome shotgun sequence genome:
- the INAFM1 gene encoding LOW QUALITY PROTEIN: putative transmembrane protein INAFM1 (The sequence of the model RefSeq protein was modified relative to this genomic sequence to represent the inferred CDS: deleted 1 base in 1 codon), protein MRGTSCVGGGGESPGGAGLSEGPRGRWLRLAPVCAYFLCVSLAAVLLAVYYGLIWVPTRPPAGPAGPPPSAPSPPCAARPGVPPAPAPAAASVSCLLGAPGGPRPQLELPRSRRRRHSDPSRRPNRQTPRETPEAAGGRGPG, encoded by the exons ATGCGGGGCACGAGCTGCGTGGGCGGCGGCGGCGAGAGCCCGGGTGGCGCCGGGCTGAGCGAAGGCCCGCGGGGCCGCTGGCTGCGCCTCGCCCCGGTCTGCGCCTACTTCCTCTGCGTCTCGTTGGCCGCCGTGCTGCTCGCCGTCTATTACGGGCTCATCTGGGTTCCCACGCGG CCCCCCGCGGGCCCTGCCGGTCCGCCGCCCAGCGCGCCGTCCCCTCCGTGCGCCGCCCGTCCGGGCGTGCCGCCTGCCCCGGCGCCCGCCGCTGCCTCGGTCTCCTGCCTTCTGGGAGCCCCCGGCGGGCCACGACCCCAGCTCGAGCTGCcgcgcagccgccgccgccgccacagcGACCCCAGCCGCCGCCCGAACCGTCAGACACCCAGAGAGACGCCGGAGGCTGCGGGGGGGCGAGGACCCGGGTAA